The Tursiops truncatus isolate mTurTru1 chromosome X, mTurTru1.mat.Y, whole genome shotgun sequence DNA segment ATGGTCGGTCACATATCCCCCTTGGTCACACATCAGGCTCAGCCATCTCTATCTCGTGAAGATTGCTGGCTACCAGAATCTTCAGATCCCTGAGTCAACACGGATGTGGCCGCTACCATCACATGGCAGGCAAAGCGCCTGCCGTCATGTGAACACCGCACCTACCCTTCGGCTGTTGGTTGTGTATATTCTACGGTCATGGGACATGCTGTGGTCTCCTGAGGCTCAGTTCTCTCGGTCACAGTTCACGATTGAGGGCTCCTGAACCCTGAGGTCACCTGCATCCTTCTACTCTGTGGCCTCCGCCAGCCAAGCCCCTGGAAGTCAGGTAGGGCCCCACAGCGGCGCGTTGCATTACGTTACGTTACGTAGGTCGCGCAGTCACGTGACGCCATAAGGTCGCGACCGAAGGGGGCGCCCTTTCAGCGTGTGGAGAGCCTGCCGAATGGTCGGTAGCTCGGCTTAGCCTTCTGAGGAGTCAGACCGAGAGGTGAACAAGACCTTTAGAATTAAGGTACTTGTCCTGGCTGAGGGGGAACTTTGATGAGGCTCTGGCTCCGATGCCAACCTTTCCACCGACTTTCATATTCTGCCACGGTAGGCGGTAGACGGTAGGCGGTAGTCGGGTAGGAGGGGCGCCCGCCGGTACTAGAGGTTTACTCAGAATTGGCGGGACAGCGGGCGGCAGGCGTTCATGGGCTGCTCTCGGCAGCTAGGCTCGGGATACTGGGtggacccctcccttcccccttccttcccaacCCCCACATTAAAGCCCTACTCTTATCTCTCTTCCATATTCGTATTCACTGCCTGCCATGTGATGGCGTCCTCTGCGCTCCTCAGACCACGTTTGTTATTAGGGACACCAGAGAACTCCTAGATGCCAGTTCATATCGATGATTTCAAATCTGATCTGAATTTCTGTCTCTTAATTTGTTCTGTAGAGAGAGGCAAGGAGAGAGACTTtgtttaatttgatattttttcagTAAAAGTGTGAAAGTAGCCAGCACGTTAAGGTTcagaatttgttttctgtatttgctttGCGGATCAGTAGCTTTTCGAAGTGTGTGGGGGTTGGGATGCCATAATCTTTTCCTGCTTGGACTCTCTAAACGGCTTAAATTAGTCCAGCCAGACACTATTGGCTTCTGattttcctccttattttctAACCATTCCTTGTTACATTCCTTAAAAGCTCTCCCCTTTCCTTCATGTGGGAAAAAACAGtgaatttatttaagaaaaccatattaagtaaaattatatatgATACATTTCATAAAAATCACATAGATGGTACTTAATGAGTAAAATGCAGCAAGTAAAAGATGGTGTTTACATTTGTGAGGGATTTAAATATTGTTTGAGAGATGGTTAAGGGggtgatatatatattttgtattatataatagccatttctttcctctcatttcaGCACTTTCAGGTTTGCTCTACAAGACACTATGTCTGAgagacagcaacaacaaaaatgtttttatccaTTGAGGAAATATGGGACATACAATAATGAAGGTACAAAGGATTTCTGTATTgtcatatttttaagataatatgCCACTTGAATCTCAAAGAATAGGGTAGTGTCTTAGCTTGTTCAGGCTGCTGTAGTAGAACACCATGTACCAGGTGGCttacaaattacaaaaatttaTTCTTCACGGTTCTGGAGTCTgtgaagtccaaaatcaaggcaccagcaggttcagtgtctggtgagagcctgcttcctggttcataaagGGCTGTCTTcatgctgtatcctcacatggcagaaagggcAAGTGAGCTCTCTGGGTCCTCTTTTGTAAAGGCACTAAACCCATTCATGACGGCAcctccctcatgacctaatcacctacCAAAGACTTTACCTGCAAATACTGTCACCTTGGAGACTAGGTTGgtacataaacattcagtctgtagcaggTAGTTTCCTCAAGCTATGTGGGAAAGGaacatttttccacagaccaCTGGAAGTACTAGTGTTCCTCAGGAAACATTTTGGGAAAGCCTGTTCAAAGTAAATCTCTTCTGCCGCATTAATACCTGGTACCTTTGTTTACTAAGAAGAATGTATGCTTACTAATAATTAAAATCTGTTCTTCTCATTAAGAAACCACTTATTGCTAACTCATTTTATCTTATGTCATTAGTCATTCTCTCTTTTGCTTAATCTTTCcactttttcattctttacataTAACCTCAATTTACGTTTCTGATATCATGACGGCAAGAAATAAGTGCATAAGTGCTAGTCATTAggaagtcttaaaaataaaataaaatgccccaCTCTTGAAAAGATGATACAACTTACCCGTAAGGATGAGTGGATGAAATAGCTCTCATTTTATACCAATTTTCCACACTTTTCAAAACtagtttgttattattatttaatcattataGCTTCCATTGTTTGAGTTCCTGTTTTATGTCAAGCACTGTGGCAACCTTGTCAtaccagttttctcatttaatcctcagaaaaatCCTGAGAGgatgttattttaatttacagataAGATACAAGAATCAAGATAGGCTAGATTATGCTGTGGTAATAGACAGTCCCCGTATCTCAGGGGCTTATTCCTCACTTTGACTACATGTCCATGGCAGGTGCATGCCCCTCACAGGATGGTGGACTTTGGGGGTCTGAGCCATTCTTACTGGAATGACTTGGAGACCCAAACTGACAGAGCAGCCATCATCTAGAAAGTTGTCAGTCTCTGTGCCTGAGGGGAAGAGGACCCTGCAAGGTCTCAATCCAACAACCATATGTTCTGGCCCAGAAATAGCACATGTCACTCACAACCCATTAGCCAGAACCAGTCACATACACAGCCCTGCCCAAACAAAGGAGGTCAAGAAGTACAGCTCTTCCAGGTCGCTGGAACAGGGACAAATGGAAAAACATGGCAAACAGCACTACCGCACGatggaactgaggctcagagaggtaaaatacTCGCCTAAAATCACATAcgcagtaagtgacagagcttcACTGGATTATTCTATCAAATACTTGACAAGTCGATGTCTGAGATTGCTTGTGTCTGAATCACCTTGATGAGGGAGGTCTCTAGCCCTGTTCAGGCACCCGACGTAGTTGGTCAGCCGGGGGACTGCGGTAGCTGTTATATAGCTCCCTTTTACGCTTTCCCCTCGGCAACGTTATTTCGGAAGGAAAGTGGGTTCTTGTAAATGACTCTGACTCTTCCTATACACCGTACATAGACCACATGCCCTTACTGCTccctttaaaatgtgaatttttccctttcattgctgGATTTTCCTGAAAACGAGTTGGTTGCCCGGCATTCTCCAAAGGTCACCAGTAAGGTtcctctttgttgttgttattgttgatgAGTGTCATTATGAACTCCTGGCTTTTGAACATGTTGGTGGGCTTCAAACCATCGTTATGTGGTgttgagcagaggagtgaaatGATTTGATTTGCTCTCTGCTGCTGGGTTGAAAAGAGACAGGTAAAGGGAGCCAGGATGAAAGCAGAGGGGCCAGCTGGACAGCAGTACAGTCCAGGAGGTAGCTGTTGGTATCTTGGCCAGGGTGGTGGTAAtgaaggtggtgagaagtggctgGCTTCTGGACATACTTTGAGAGAGGGGCCGAGAGAATCTCCTGACCAGTTGGATGTGGAGTGTGGGAGAAAGAGAGCACGCCAGGCCCCCTCCGAGGTTTGGGGGCTGAGCAAGTGGCATTTGTGGGTCAAATGCCCTATCTGTGTTTCCTTTCACTTCCAGTGCCACACACGGAAAGTCCCAAGGTTGTGAGTAGCAGGATTGCCCTGACAGCGGGCCACACAGGGAAAGCAAGGGCTCCCCAGAGGAGTTCATCTGAGGCCTGGTCGTAATCAGTCCATCGTGGAGTGATCAACAGTGGGCTGATCTTTACTCATAAGCGTGCCCTGAGACAACATGGAATAGTTAATGTACAAAAGGCACAGCACACAAACCTAGAGAACCTTAAGTATTACAACCCAACGGAAGCTGGTTTCTAACAGTGTAATTACCATaatcctccctccccacaagCCACTAGTATGATTATCTGCTGGTTCACTGTTTCAGTGGAATgcgttaaaaataaaatacccttAGTGAATCCACCCATGGGAGAGAGAATTGACACGATCTTATTTCTGCAGGTGTGGAAAAACTTCCAAATCTTTTCCCATGGTGAATTAGATATGTTGGAGGGGATTACTTGTGGGTGGAGGGGCGAACAGCAACACAGCTGCTAGGAGTGAATACAAGGTGAGGTACACCCAGGACACTTTCTAAGCGTGCCTGTAGCTTCAGTATCCAGTACAGTAGATGtcagagtaaagaaaatgaacaagagCCAAAGAGAGGCCTTACAGAATGGTGAAAGGATCAGCACACCAGGGATACATAAAGATCCTAAATGTGTACACACCAAACAATGGAGCCTCAAAGTACATGAAGCAAAAGCTGATGGAGATGAAAGGAGAAAGTGCCAGATCTATAATTATAGTGGGGGCTTTCCACACCCACCTCCCCCTTAGCAAGTGACAGAATTGCTAgagagaaaatcagcaaggatataggaGACCTGAATAACACAGTAAACTAATGAGATCTGCATGACATAAATAGAACAGTCTGCCCAACAACAGCAGAGTACAGTTTTTTCCCCCGAGGGTCTCTGTAACATTCACCAAGTTAGACCATCTCCTCGACCATCAGACAAACCTCAATAAATTCAGAAggaattgagggacttccctggtggcgcagtggttaagaatccgcctgccagtgaagggaacacaggttcgagccctggtcaggaagatcccacatgccgcggagcagctaagcccatgcgcctcaaCTATTGattctgcgctctagagcccgtgtgccacaactactgagcccacgtgccacaactactgaagtccgcgcacctagagcccaagctccacaacaagagaagccgccgcaacgggaagcccgtgtgccacaacgaagagtaacaccgctcgctgcaagtagagaaagcccgtgtgcagcaacgaagacccaacgcagccataaataaagaaataaaattatttaaaaaaaaaaaagaagaattgaaaTTCCGCAGAGTGTGTTTCCTGACCACGATGGAATCAAATTAAAAACCAGTAatagaaagcaaaaagaagaatcCCTAAACACTGGGAAATGGTGGCTGACACATCATTCCAGGTTATCATTCACACCCTTGTTATAGAAGGGCTGAAGTTAGGAAGAGTTGCCTGCTGAGCTGAAAGGCATTTCAGGCTGGCCCAATAGAGAGGTCACTCTGGATCTTTCAAACAGAGTATTGTTCAGGGCAAggctggaaggagggagacagtTCAGGAGGCTGTTACCTCAGTGCCACCTGACATTAAAGCTCCAAGTGCACTGGCAAAGGAAGTCCAGCTAGCTTGCTGGTTGTTAGTGGAATCGGTATGGCGGCTCATTGGATTTGGGAAGCACGAGAGAGGTATTGGTGTGGTTGCTGGAAAGTCCTGAGAGAAGGCAAGATTCGGGTGCCTTCCTGGTATCTATATGACTGGTGTCCAGTCTAACCCATGGACGTATACACCTCGGTTCTTTATCAGTCCTGCTCCactgttttaaaagtttcagCGCAGttgtcctctcctccctcctccctctttgtcCTCCttgtcctcctcttcctcatcctGCTCCTCCTCGATTCTTCCCCTGATAGTGCCATCTGTCGGATAAGGCTGTCCTCTCTGGGCAGGCAGAAGAGTGTCCTTTCTGAGGCTTGTGGGACTGGTCCCTTAGGCCACGTTGGCACTTGGCCTGCCCTACCATGCTGTTAGCCTAAGACATGGTACGTGGTAAGTGGACCACAGATGTGTCTGCAAACTtgtatttttgttcctcttttcagAGTACAGTGATGGTGGTAGACCAcctcaaggaagaaagaaaggttgGAGTTCTTTCCCAGGTAATACTGGCGAGAGGAGCCCTCGTTATGAACGCGATGGGTGTGAGCCTCAGCCTTCAAACCTCCAGGAGGATGATGGAAACGTGGTGAAGAGGGATGTCCAGGAGGACCCCGAAGTAAGACAGTAAGTGGCCAGGCAGCTGGGTTTGTACACAGCAGCCCCTGGGACTATGCACCTCTCTCACGCTCCGTggacttgtttttcttctctcactgCAAAACTGAAGCATGCTAGAAGTGAAATAATGGTTGAGCAATCCTAATTGTAGAGCTGGTGTCAAAGAGGCGAGGGTGTACAGAAGACTTTCTTAGCACTTATGGCCACTCACCGtccttctctccacatcccccCTGCAGCCCTCCCTGTACCATCCGAGGCAACAAGAGAGGAGTGAGATGGCAAAGTGAAGGCCACATGCATACTACTGTgtggagaaacagaaaacctctggagagggaaatgggggAGAACACACAAGATGGAACCCCAGGGAGCTGGTTCAGGGTCACAGTGAGTATCCTGTAAAATGTATGGAATGTGCAGGAGAGAAAAGGCAGGGGGAGTTGTGTTGGTCTCATGTAGAGATGCTGGTTTCTTTCACTGGGACAGTTTGTAATCTGTCCTTTTTATTACCAGGAGTTAACAGTCTTGTTCATCTAAGGGCAGGTTCAGAGAAGCAATGTACAGGGAGCAGGCTGACCGTGAGGAGAACGGAGGAGCCTGTCTCAAAGCAAAGATGGAAACTACTGCCAAGGATATGGAGCGACTCCACATTGGAGGTCTCAGCTTGGCAAGCTGAGTGTGGGAGACGGAGGGTCGAGCCTCTGGAGACCTTATCTGAGGGGCAAGCAGTGTGTGCGCTGGGTAGGATCTCCTGGAAATTTATAAAAGGAACATCATCTCTGACACCTTGATTATGTGGAAGAGAGTTTGACTGGAGAGAAAGAGTATTTAGGAAATCCATATTACGCACACCCATAAGAAATCATGCCAGTGGTCCCTTCTTTACAAGCCCTTTCAAGCTCAGTAGAAGGCCGGGAAAGAACAGGAAAAGGTTCGTCCTCCAGCCTAAATTCCCTGTTGTCTGTCCTCTCTCCCATGCCTTCTTTTCATCCTTAGATTCCTTGTGGGATAAAGTATGACAAGACGTGGCTAATGAAGTCAATCCAGAGCCATTGCAGTGTCCCGTTCACTCCAGTGGACGTAAGAGAGGATGCCGAAGCCAGACGCGTGGgcacagggaagggggagagagagagacctggtTTAGCAGGGTCTGTTGGCTTCTGATACTATTGCTGTTGCATTCAATCCCTGTAGTTCCACTTTATGCAAAATGGGGCTCGGTTCTTTGTCCAGGAAGCTAGCACTGCCTCTGCATTGATGGATGTCAGCTACAAGATTCGTGACGAGGAGAGCCGAAAGGTGTGTGTCGAGGGCGTTACGTGTACCTCATCCTGAGGAAGGAGTACAGGCCAGGGGCTGGTTGTCTTCTTTGGAACTAGAGTTCCTGGTGCTTACCCCACCTCTTCTTCCTGCAGATACCTGTCTTTGTCAGCCCCTCCGCTGTTCCCTACTCTGTGCGGGATAAGTTGAAGCCAGAAGAAATGGAGCAGCTAAAGGTAATGGAGACTCACGGCGAGTAGTGTGCCAGCGCTCAGACCCACCTCTCCTTCTTCCAGTCCCCCGTCCCCCTCGCCCCCGATTTCCCTGCCACCACAAGAGCCTCAGAGcggctctctccatctctctctccgcAGCTGACCTTGAGCAAACGATTTGATGTCTCCCAGCAAGCTCTTGACCTCCAGAGGCTCCGCCTTGACCCAGGTATGGCTGACAGCAGTAATTCTAGGGCGGGTGAGGGCAGAGGGGTCTTCCTGGAGGGAGACTTAGGGATGGTAacgtggggaggggctggtgctGGCCCCACACCCCACTCAGCCATCCtattccctctcttctccttcctgaaGACTTGGTGGGCTATGATATTGATATATTTCTGAATCGAAGAAGCTGCATGGCTGCCACCCTGCAGGTCATCGAAAAGTATTTCCCTGAGGTGAGGCTGTAGGCCCAGTGCTGGTATTAGGGTAGAGGGTGGAAGAGATAGGGTGGAGGGCAGATTTGTCTCCAAGGTCCTAGATAGTAACCTTCACTCTACCTCTTCTTGCCCCAAAGCTGTTGTCCTTGAACTTGAGCAGCAACAAACTGTACCAGCTGGATGGCCTGTCTGACATTATACAGATGGCCCCCACGGTCAAGATCCTGAACCTCTCCAAAAATGAGGTGAGAAGAGGGAGCCAGGTCAAACTTGGGTTGAGAGTGGGGGGTGGGGCATGTTAGTGTCCATCAGAGTGATGACAGGAGGCAGGTGAAGGTACCTGTGTGGGAGGGAGGGTTCTGGGGGTGCAGGGATCTGGATGTCCCTCTTTCCCTGGGATTCCTTTTCCCACTTCTGCGCCATATTTCTCAGCTGACGTCTGTGTGGGAGTTGAGCAAGATGCAAGGGCTGAAGCTTGAAGAGCTGTGGCTGCAAGGGAACCCATTGTGTGATACTTTCCCAGACCAGTCCACCTATGTAAGGTCAGTGTGAACACCCTGTCACCCTTCTTGGTGACCTTCACCCATGGGAGCCTAGACTATCTGTGACAGTGCCCCTTTGCCAAAGGTGGCAGCCCTGGTCTTCTGGGAGGATCAGAGGCCCCACCTTCTGCTTTCTCTGTGCCTATCACCGGTGAGGAGTTTCCTTCCCCTGACCTGCTCACCTCTGCAGGCGCTCTGGGGTCTGTTTCCAGCTCTCTACGCCCAGCTCTATTCCAGCAAGACCTCCCAAGAGTGTGCCCAGGAAGCAGGGCTTCTCCTCCTCACCAGGACCAGGAGCGACCAGCCTTGATCCAGATGCTGGCGCCCTGGACTGAGAAGGGTCCTCCAGTCCAGGGCCTCTTGCTGAGAGAAGCCTTCCTTCTTCGTGCTGAGATGGGGTTTGCCTCCCCTGTTCTGAGAGGggccctcttccccttcctccaaaGGGATCGCCCCTCCTCCGCCAGGTTGCCATGGGGGCTTTCCTGTGCATCATGCTGAGGGCTGAGGCCATGGGTGGCTGCTGTCATGACATCCATTCTGCTGGCCCAGTGCCAGGAGCTGGACCCTCCTTGGGAAAAAGCAGGGCTCCCTGAGTCAAGGGGCCAGACGTGGGCCCCCGCCAGTGATCAGAGGGCTTCCTGAGGCAGGAGTggaaggcagagggcagaggtggtAGAGGAGACCGAAGGACAGGCCTCTGAGGGGCACTTCCCATCCCTCCCTGCACACGTCACATCATCCCGCCTGGTCCTTCACAGGAGCCCTGGGCAGCCTGAGACAGGTATGATTCCTCAGATAAAGAACCAACTCAGAGAGGTGCAGGGGTCATCGGGAGAGAAGACGGTGATCATCAGAGGGGGCCATGGATCCTCAACCCCATACTGAGCTGGGACCTAACCCTTTCCTCCTTCTGAGGAAGATCTGCCCCCATGGCTGCTCGGTTTCCCATGCCCAAGTCTGGCTGAGCTCACACAGGTGCCAAAGTTTCAGCCAGCATCCAGTGGGCCCCCAGCCCAACACGTGCATATTTTCCCTTCCTACCTGGTGTGTCTGGGCGATTCTGGGGCAGGTGAAGAGCCGCAACAAGTGTGCcgtttcccctttcttctctcttcttcccggACCCCGACCACGGGAGagcttctttcccttctctttgttGTCTCTCTCCCCTGTCTCTGTGCCCCTATGtctctctcatctctcccttcctaccttcactccctttctgtcttcatcccctccatctccctccctgagCCCCACCTCACTCACCTCGCTGGCCCAGCATCCTGGGCCATCCCTGGCGGGTGTCCGGGTCTTGCCAGAGTGCTGGACCCCCAGTGAGGTAGCAGAGCCCTGGGCTCCCACTCCatcccctcttctccccacagccttcagtggggccctggaggaagggagggaggagaaggaagcccTGCAGCACGGGTTTGAAATGCTGGTCCCTGTGGCACTGGAGAAGGGAGTCCAAGTAGTCTGGGTGGGAGCTACCTAGgcgaaggagaggaagggagggagggaaggaatatTAAAGTGAAGGTACTGAGAGAGATGAGGAGACAGTGCCTCTCAGACAGTAAGATGACAGATGCTCAGTGCTCAACAGGCAAGTGGACTGAAAACCCTTAAAATCAGGAGCAGAGGTGGGCAAAGGGTGCTGCTGGATTGGCCAGAACACACTGATCTCTGTTTATGGTATTACTGTTTTAACTCAAAGGAAGCATTGCAACCTTGAACTATCAACCACCTcttctctatttttggttttggaCAGGGCCATCAGAGAATGTTTCCCGAAGTTGTTACGCCTGGTAAGTGCCTACGTAAATCATTGTCTCTTACGAATGTCGGTGGCCTCTGCACCTGCCCTCAAGCCCTCTGGGTCTTGCCTAGATCACATATTAGCATCAGAACCTTAACCATTTTGGGGGACATGGACTCCTGAAAATGACATGGATATACTTGCTGGAAAAATACCcataaatacacacacgcacacacacaagttGAATATAACACTAGAGACTTCCAGGACCTCATGATGAAGACATCCACTGTAAGCTTTCCCATGGAATTTCCAGGGCCCTTTCACACCTGACCTCTGACCCTCACCCTCCTGGGCCCATCCTTTTCCCGGATCATCCAGGCCACTCCCCTGGTCTCCACTGCTgacttcctcttcccttctccaggaTGGCCAGGAGTTACCGTCACCAGTGACCGTTGACGTTGACACTCCCTACATAGTAAAGCTCTGCAAGGTCAGGAAGAGGATCAAACGACATTTGGGGTGTTGCAGGGAGGCTTTATCTACTGCATAGTCTCAAGTGCCATTTGATTCCAGGGAAGCTACTTTGGATCTGATGAGCTGAAGAGCCTAGTCCTGCAATTCCTGAAGCAGTAAGTACCTCAGGGAAGCTGAGCAAGGGAGGGAGGGCTAGGACAGGTGAGGCCACCTGAGCACAGGTCTGCTCAGGGGAGTTTTCAAGTCTCATTTGAGGTCCAGACCACAGAGATAGACTGTCTTCATTGCTCCTCCTTAGGTACTACTTGATCCATGACTATGGAGACAGACAGGTTCTCGCGGGTGCTTATCACGAGGAGGCCTGCTTCTCCCTGATGATTCCCTTCCACCCCGAGGACCCAGCCCCGTGAGTATGACAGTACAGCCTCTGCTCCCGGGCCGTGTGGCCCCCCAGCAGACACAGGCCAGCTCCTGCAAACACCCACCACCCACTGTTGCTCTTTGTCTCCTAGAAGCAGCTTGTGCAAGTATTTCAAGGACAGCAGGAATATGAAGAAGCTCAAGGACCCCTGTGAGTGTGTGATGGGAAGACTGGGTGGGAAAGGGCGGTGAAGGGGTCAATCATAGGGCCCAGGGCGTGGCAGCCCCTGACCTTCGCTCgcttcccctcccctcacagACCTGCGGGTCCAGCTGCTGAAGCACACAAAACGTGTCATTGTGCACACCCTCTGTGTGTTGCCCAAGACTCAGCATGCCTTCAGCTCCTTCGTGGTGGACACGTGGTTCCAGACGGTGAGCACCTGCTTCCTCCCCCGGGTGGGCCCAGGAAGCCgcaggtgggtgggaggtggaggtggtgacTGGGCGCC contains these protein-coding regions:
- the LOC117310177 gene encoding nuclear RNA export factor 2-like yields the protein MHTTVWRNRKPLEREMGENTQDGTPGSWFRVTFHFMQNGARFFVQEASTASALMDVSYKIRDEESRKIPVFVSPSAVPYSVRDKLKPEEMEQLKLTLSKRFDVSQQALDLQRLRLDPDLVGYDIDIFLNRRSCMAATLQVIEKYFPELLSLNLSSNKLYQLDGLSDIIQMAPTVKILNLSKNELTSVWELSKMQGLKLEELWLQGNPLCDTFPDQSTYVRAIRECFPKLLRLDGQELPSPVTVDVDTPYIVKLCKGSYFGSDELKSLVLQFLKQYYLIHDYGDRQVLAGAYHEEACFSLMIPFHPEDPAPSSLCKYFKDSRNMKKLKDPYLRVQLLKHTKRVIVHTLCVLPKTQHAFSSFVVDTWFQTETMLCFSVSGLFKAVEGSSQGCVRAFTRTFIATPARYASLCIVNDELFVRDADPSETQSVFSIPLPTPTSSSMHPSPSSSRTSCRHPPPHLR